From the Lathyrus oleraceus cultivar Zhongwan6 chromosome 4, CAAS_Psat_ZW6_1.0, whole genome shotgun sequence genome, one window contains:
- the LOC127137326 gene encoding uncharacterized protein LOC127137326 has product MVNRDQDADEVIHRVRREKIDGNDLTTMIERIMAQNGLNTGLRRPNYTSPLSEYVLQTELPRGCKIPKFTKFSGDTSESTIEHIARYITEAGDLANSENLRMKYFPSSLTKNAFTWFTTLPPNSIDTWPHLERLFHEQFYMGQTKISLKELASIKRKFTEPIDDYLNRFRLLKSRCFTVVPEHELVKMAA; this is encoded by the coding sequence ATGGTTAATAGAGACCAGGATGCAGACGAAGTAATTCATAGGGTTAGGCGAGAAAAAATTGATGGAAATGACTTAACTACTATGATAGAGAGAATCATGGCCCAAAATGGTCTGAATACAGGACTTCGACGGCCAAATTATACCTCTCCTTTATCAGAATACGTCCTACAAACTGAATTACCAAGGGGTTGTAAAatccctaagttcaccaaattctcaggggacactagtgaaTCCACTATAGAACACATAGCCAGATACATAACTGAGGCAGGGGATTTGGCGAACAGTGAGAACCTAAGAATGAAATATTTCCCCAGTTCTTTAACGAAGAATGCCTTCACGTGGTTTACAACTTTGCCACCAAATTCCATAGATACTTGGCCTCATTTGGAGAGATTatttcatgaacaattctacatgggccAAACTAAGATAAGTCTTAAGGAATTAGCCAGTATTAAAAGAAAATTCACTGAACCTATAGATGATTATCTGAATAGGTTCCGTTTGTTGAAATCTAGATGCTTTACAGTAGTGCCTGAACATGAATTGGTCAAAATGGCCGCTTGA